From the Alteromonas sp. CI.11.F.A3 genome, the window ATAGTTTTTCATACATTTTCCCAGTAGTTATTCTTTCACACAAAAATCTACTCTATCAATGACTAAGTGCGAGCGGGTTAGCGGTGAATCAGTTGATGAATATTTTTATTGACCTTCTTGAGTCAGTTTTTACTAAGAACTTCAGATCCGTAGCATGGTAATTGCAACGACTAATTTTTAACTTTCAGTAAAAAAATGTAATTGATTACATTTTAAAACTCAAACCCATTTACATAATGAAAACAACTAATCAAAAAAATTAACAAAGGACAAAATAAATATTAACCCATAAATAACAATAACTTATAGGATTAATAAACAGAAAAAATGGATAAAAATAATTTTTAAAATCCAACATCTTAAATTTGGATACATTATATCTACAGAACAAATACTTAAATTTGTAACCGATTACAAATTACATAAAATCAAATTGACGGGTATAATGGGCAAGTAATATTAATTAAAGCGAAGTAGAATATGGCCAATATTAAAGACGTCGCCGCATTGGCAGGCGTATCTGTGGCAACTGTGTCGAGGTATTTCAGCTCGCCAGAAAAAGTGTCAAAAAAGAACATCACGAAAGTCGCAACTGCAATAGAGCAACTGAATTACGAACCCAACTTATTGGCTCGGAACTTCTCCCAATCACGATCTTACTCAGTCTTGGTTATCGCTCCTCTTGTAAATCACTTTTTGCTAGACGTCATTCATGGGATCCAAGAAGTGGCTCGTGTTAAAGGTTTTACCATACTATTAGTGGACGCCATTGAGCCGCAACAGGCCAAAGATAAATATTACAGAATGCTGGAAACCAGATTAGTTGAAGGTATTATTGATTTTAATGCGCATATAAAAGATGACAAAAAGCAAAGTGCAGGTTTACAGAATATCGTGACTTTGTGTGATTATAATGAAAACAGCGCCACACCTATTATTGCAGTAGATGATGTAAAAGCGGCCGAGAATTCCGTTAACTATCTGCTATCACTGGGGCACCAGAATATAGGCTGTTTAACGGGTTTAGATTTTGTTCATGCCACTCATCATCGTAA encodes:
- a CDS encoding LacI family DNA-binding transcriptional regulator, whose protein sequence is MANIKDVAALAGVSVATVSRYFSSPEKVSKKNITKVATAIEQLNYEPNLLARNFSQSRSYSVLVIAPLVNHFLLDVIHGIQEVARVKGFTILLVDAIEPQQAKDKYYRMLETRLVEGIIDFNAHIKDDKKQSAGLQNIVTLCDYNENSATPIIAVDDVKAAENSVNYLLSLGHQNIGCLTGLDFVHATHHRKLGYQNALTKAGIPLSDKLIINGDFSFASGINAAKEFARMKPRPTAIFSMSDEMAIGLIQGLKAQGLQIPEDISVTGFDDIEFAKYCDPPLTTIRQPAKELGASGMRTLCNLIEDNYDQESILTAYFLPTDLIVRGSTAALKVK